From a region of the Panicum virgatum strain AP13 chromosome 2K, P.virgatum_v5, whole genome shotgun sequence genome:
- the LOC120695133 gene encoding putative UDP-rhamnose:rhamnosyltransferase 1 codes for MDSSTCPCVGNHSSHQGAGLHCLSAGLAVARPDALRWLDEQPPGSVVYVALGSEAPVTAANVRELAAGLELSGARFLWALRPPSAAAAGAPPLLPDGFEERTRGRGAVCAGWVPQVRVLAHAAVGAFLTHCGWGSVTESLRFGLPLVMLPFIIDQGLVARMMAEQGVGVEVARRDDDGWFGRDDVAETVRRVMVGEEGKTLARNARRLREAVVGDNGGRQELYVDELVQYFKRHR; via the exons ATGGATTCTAGCACTTG tccatgtgttggcaatcactcatcacaccaaggagcaggcctccactgcctctcagcCGGCCTCGCCGTCGCACGGCCCGATGCCTTGCGGTGGCTCGACGAGCAGCCTCCAGGGAGCGTCGTGTACGTCGCGCTGGGCAGCGAGGCTCCGGTGACGGCGGCGAACGTCCGCGAGCTCGCCGCGGGGCTCGAGCTCTCCGGGGCGCGCTTCCTGTGGGCGCTCcggccgccgagcgccgccgcggccggcgcgccgccgctgctgccggacGGGTTCGAGGAGCGgacgcgcgggcgcggcgcggtgtgCGCCGGGTGGGTGCCGCAGGTTCGCGTCCTGGCGCACGCTGCCGTGGGCGCGTTCCTGACGCACTGCGGCTGGGGCTCCGTCACCGAGAGCCTCCGGTTCGGCCTCCCGCTAGTGATGCTGCCGTTCATCATCGACCAGGGCCTCGTCGCGCGGATGATGGCGGAGCAGGGCGTCGGCGTCGAGGTGGCGCggcgcgacgacgacggctggtTCGGCAGGGACGACGTCGCCGAGACCGTGAGGCGCGTGATggtgggggaggaggggaaGACGCTCGCGCGCAACGCCAGGAGGCTGCGGGAGGCGGTCGTCGGCGACAACGGAGGCCGGCAGGAGCTGTACGTCGACGAGCTCGTTCAATACTTCAAGAGGCACAGGTAA
- the LOC120695135 gene encoding putative UDP-rhamnose:rhamnosyltransferase 1 has product MFLIVTATGTAYTGSRRQNVSHPRVTVEDFMPMPRWFPSPPSLAFHRHEGAWLDAASQLNASGIADTERMWRTEERCRLLVLRSCPEVEQPRVFPLLQELYRKPVLPAGLLLPEDSLRESDGDHGAGAGVGPRNATRGGVNGSLRKLSRSKTSAHNSRVHPNPRVLGDVQSSYKGVTLTQNKPRNQSDQVRKQFHESSARTKQGIYHRLIRRTRLNDVGSTGDTEPAANNQ; this is encoded by the coding sequence ATGTTCCTCATCGTTACGGCGACCGGAACCGCGTACACCGGCTCCCGTCGCCAGAACGTCAGCCATCCCCGCGTCACCGTCGAGGACTTCATGCCCATGCCGAGGTGGTTCCCCTCCCCACCATCCCTCGCCTTCCACCGCCACGAGGGCGCCTGGCTCGACGCCGCCTCCCAGCTCAACGCGTCCGGCATCGCCGACACCGAGCGCATGTGGCGGACCGAGGAGCGCTGCCGCCTCCTCGTGCTGCGCAGCTGCCCCGAGGTCGAGCAGCCCCGGGTGTTCCCGCTGCTCCAGGAGCTCTACCGCAAGCccgtcctccccgccggcctccTGCTGCCGGAGGACAGTCTGCGCGAGTCCGACGGCgaccacggcgccggcgccggtgtaggaccgagaaatgcgaccagagggggggtgaatgggagccttcgaAAATTATCGCGATCAAAAACTTCGGCTCACAATTCAAGAGTGCACCCCAACCCCAGAGTTCTAGGCGATGTGCAGAGTAGCTACAAGGGAGttacactaacacaaaacaagcCTAGGAACCAAAGCGATCAAGTGCGGAAGCAATTTCACGAAAGCAGTGCAAGAACCAAGCAAGGTATATAtcatcggttgatccgacgcacacgTTTGAAcgacgtcggttcaaccggtgatacagagcctgcagcaaacaaccagtga